A genomic segment from Toxotes jaculatrix isolate fToxJac2 chromosome 6, fToxJac2.pri, whole genome shotgun sequence encodes:
- the ell gene encoding RNA polymerase II elongation factor ELL, translating to MAALKEEQCYGLSCGRVSSGSNISVFHVKLTDSALRAFEGYQSGKVLSSRPLIRFNGNQGKISIPRSENSSELQTFTFYLSNVGRDNPQGSFDCIQQYITSEGSIQLDCLGGIQDKITVCATDDSYQKARESMAQVEEETRSRSAIVIKPGGRYVGKKVQIRKPAPSLSDIAPLRRTSRPVIISSSTLKKGTTQHRPLRERLIHLLALKPYKKPELILRLQKDGLSQLDKDSLDSHLQQVANLNGRDNTFTLKDFLYKEIQKDWPGYTEGDQQLLKRILFRKQCQAPNSSAPPPESPPKELASNSPSQKRPAADFIDPLVNKKPRISHLASKAATAPVNGKFNSSSGRGEAGGAQAEVVSVSDSSMTSSSQQLPVLDIPRPFEALSDVSNDSSHNGRDCDSQETAVSERLSQPPSLFSASSALTAPSIGTSSPGHSVLDGPRDKSLSSFNSKSKKKSKKHKDKEKSKDRERERAREEQQEKEKEKERKSREERVPEPNRACEMSPGNLKSNSIPHKSTDLNGMCKSTSIPSSSLEVADYLLKYTVIGSPEQRQRYKNDFNAEYSEYRGLHARIEGITRQFTVLDNELKQLQQGTEKYKTIHNQILQEYRKIKKTNPNYSQEKNRCEYLHNKLAHIKRLIAEYDQQQL from the exons GTCCTGTCATCACGACCATTGATCAGATTTAATGGAAACCAAGGG AAAATTTCAATACCACGGTCAGAAAATTCCAGTGAACTGCAAACGTTTACTTTCTACCTGTCAAATGTGGGCAGAGATAACCCCCAGGGCAGCTTTGACTGCATCCAGCAGTACATCACCAG TGAAGGGAGCATTCAGCTGGATTGTTTGGGTGGGATCCAGGACAAGATTACAGTATGTGCCACAGACGACTCCTACCAGAAGGCCAGAGAAAGCATGGCCCAGGTTGAGGAGGAGACTCGCAGTAGGAGTGCCATCGTCATCAAGCCCGGGGGAAGATACGTAG GCAAGAAGGTTCAGATCCGGAAGCCAGCACCTTCTCTGTCCGACATCGCCCCGTTACGGCGAACATCTCGGCCCGTCATCATCTCTAGCAGTACCCTGAAGAAAGGCACGACTCAGCACAGGCCGCTCAGAGAGCGCCTAATACACCTGCTGGCCCTCAAGCCTTACAAGAAGCCTGAGCTGATCCTGAGGTTGCAGAAAGATGGCCTCTCGCAATTAGACAAAGACTCCCTGGACAGCCACTTGCAACag GTGGCAAACCTGAATGGGAGAGACAACACCTTCACATTGAAGGACTTTTTGTATAAGGAAATTCAGAAGGACTGGCCAGGCTACACAGAAGGAGACCAGCAGCTTCTCAAGAGAATCTTGTTTAG GAAACAGTGCCAGGCCCCGAACAGCTCTGCCCCCCCACCAGAGAGCCCACCCAAAGAGCTGGCCAGCAACTCGCCCTCTCAG aaacGGCCTGCTGCTGACTTCATTGACCCTCTTGTCAACAAAAAGCCGAGGATATCACACCTTGCCAGCAAGGCTGCAACAGCCCCAGTTAATGGCAAGTTCAACTCCTCCAGcgggagaggagaggcaggaggagcGCAGGCAGAAGTGGTTTCTGTGTCAGACAGCAGCATGACGTCCAGCTCTCAGCAGCTCCCTGTGCTGGACATCCCTCGTCCTTTTGAAGCACTGTCGGACGTCAGCAACGACTCCAGCCACAATGGGAGAGATTGTGACTCTCAGGAAACAGCAGTGTCCGAGAGGCTCAGCCAACCTCCTTCGCTCTTCTCTGCGTCATCGGCGCTGACTGCGCCCAGCATTGGTACATCATCTCCTGGACATTCGGTCCTGGATGGCCCTCGGGACAAGAGTCTTTCATCCTTCAACAGCAAGTCCAAGAAGAAGTCAAAAAAGCATAAAGACAAGGAGAAGAgcaaagacagggagagggagagggcgagagaagagcagcaagaaaaggagaaggagaaggagaggaagagtcGTGAGGAGCGTGTGCCTGAGCCTAACAGAGCCTGTGAGATGAGCCCAGGAAACCTCAAAAGCAACAGTATTCCACACAAAAGCACAG ATCTGAATGGAATGTGCAAAAGTACCAGTATTCCTTCGTCATCGCTTGAGGTGGCAGACTATTTATT GAAGTACACAGTTATCGGCTCTCCTGAGCAGCGTCAGAGGTATAAAAACGATTTCAACGCAGAGTACAGCGAGTACCGGGGTCTGCATGCTCGGATAGAGGGCATCACCCGGCAGTTCACTGTGCTTGACAATGAGCTCAAACAACTTCAGCAAGGCACAGAGAAGTACAAG ACAATCCACAATCAGATTCTTCAAGAATATcgtaaaataaaaaag ACTAATCCAAACTATAGCCAAGAGAAGAACCGCTGTGAATATCTACACAACAAACTGGCACATATAAAGAGACTTATTGCAGAGTACGATCAACAGCAACTTTAA